From a single Phragmites australis chromosome 7, lpPhrAust1.1, whole genome shotgun sequence genomic region:
- the LOC133925248 gene encoding uncharacterized protein LOC133925248 isoform X3 yields MVDMNPDSEDTCGSGGNHRDSKVGGLGIRDDNRSDIEAPCRNPGHWQCSICAHENGTSHLSCELCGVLRDLSLYFKNASEAEAGGKRRNRYSGVSVLARSLFEPSSTKTKAVVFSDGFQANRNATGNKQATMDALHKTYMTRKEHHINIVPFKFDTPSPDDMVTTGLKSSRNFRKVDTEALSKDIVDVTGKKMMDDDIPLTEKDTSMDPSSSAKLNELGGTSSNVPSNGQNKTLVLDHELQHLSLERKPKNSKPKIKKPVSISQYKPEPWMLHSEDQEIRKQLNLAIVGHVDSGKSTLCGRLLHALGLISKKQMHKYEKEAKEKGKGSFAYAWAMDESTDERARGITMTVAVAYFNTEKNRVVLLDSPGHKDFIPNMISGVTQADAAVLVVDASIGSFEAGMGVNGTGQTKEHSQLIRSFGVENLIVAVNKMDLVEYSKERFNFVKSQLGIFLRSCGYKDSLITWVPLSAMANENLVTAASDSHLLSWYNGNCLLKAIDSLPPPHRDISRPLCLPICDVIASHTLGHVAVCGKVEAGGIRTGSKVLVMPSGDLATVRTIERDSSSCNLARAGDNISIGLQGIYPGHILSGGVLCHPDFPVSVASSLELKILVLEITMPMLVGLQKTGKTSKKMPRLLTARQAAIVEVKLDKEVCVEEFSTLKALGRVFLRSQGNTIAVGVVTRILDQA; encoded by the exons ATGGTTGATATGAACCCAGACTCTGAAGATACATGTGGTAGCGGTGGCAATCATAGAGACAGTAAAGTTGGTGGTCTGGGCATAAGAGATG ATAACAGATCTGATATTGAGGCGCCCTGTAGAAATCCTGGGCATTGGCAATGCTCCATTTGTGCACACGAAAATGGTACAAGTCATTTGTCCTGTGAGCTATGTGGTGTACTTCGGGATTTGTCACTGTACTTCAAAAATGCCAGTGAAGCTGAAGCTGGAG GTAAACGCAGAAACAGGTATTCTGGAGTGTCTGTACTGGCAAgatctctttttgaaccatccAGTACAAAGACAAAAGCTGTTGTTTTCTCTGATGGCTTCCAAGCGAATAGAAATGCAACAGGGAATAAGCAAGCTACCATGGATGCTCTGCATAAGACATACATGACCCGCAAAGAGCACCACATCAACATAG TGCCTTTCAAGTTTGATACACCATCTCCTGATGATATGGTCACTACAGGCTTAAAATCATCCAGAAATTTTAGAAAAG TTGACACAGAGGCTCTATCTAAAGATATTGTTGACGTCACCGGAAAGAagatgatggatgatgatattcCTTTAACTGAGAAGGATACAAGTATGGACCCAAGTTCATCAGCAAAGTTGAATGAACTTGGCGGAACTAGTAGCAATGTTCCTTCCAATGGTCAAAATAAAACTCTTGTTCTGGATCATGAGCTCCAACATTTGAGTTTGGAGAGGAAGCCAAAGAACAGTAAACCCAAGATTAAGAAACCAGTTTCTATTTCACAGTACAAGCCAGAACCATGGATGCTCCACAGTGAAGATCAAGAAATACGTAAACAGCTAAACCTTGCTATT GTTGGTCACGTTGATTCTGGGAAATCAACTTTATGCGGTCGATTACTACATGCTCTGGGGCTGATTTCAAAAAAGCAAATGCATAAATATGAGAAAGAAGCTAAAGAAAAG GGGAAAGGATCATTTGCATATGCTTGGGCTATGGATGAGAGCACTGATGAGAGGGCGCGTGGCATTACAATGACTGTGGCTGTAGCATACTTTAACACTGAAAAAAACCGTGTAGTTTTGCTTGACTCCCCTGGTCACAAAGATTTTATTCCGAATATGATATCTGGCGTTACACAGGCTGATGCAGCTGTCCTAGTTGTTGATGCCTCTATTGGCTCATTTGAAGCAGGTATGGGTGTTAATGGGACTGGACAGACAAAGGAGCACTCACAACTTATTAGGAGCTTTGGTGTTGAGAACTTGATAGTTGCTGTTAATAAGATGGATCTGGTGGAATATTCGAAAGAGCGGTTTAATTTTGTAAAATCTCAACTTGGTATCTTTCTTCGATCATGTGGGTACAAAGACTCTTTAATCACCTGGGTACCTTTGAGTGCAATGGCAAACGAAAATTTAGTGACAGCTGCTTCAGATTCTCATCTTTTATCATG GTACAATGGAAATTGTCTGCTGAAAGCCATAGACTCAttacctcctcctcatcgtgACATTTCAAGGCCACTGTGCCTTCCAATCTGTGATGTTATTGCATCCCACACACTGGGGCATGTGGCAGTTTGTGGTAAAGTCGAAGCTGGAGGAATCCGAACTGGTTCGAAG GTTCTTGTCATGCCTTCGGGAGATTTAGCTACAGTAAGAACCATTGAGCGGGATTCCTCGAGTTGCAACTTGGCTAGAGCTGGGGACAACATCTCTATTGGTTTGCAAGGGATCTACCCTGGTCATATTTTGTCAGGAGGAGTTCTTTGCCATCCAGATTTCCCCGTGTCCGTCGCTTCTTCCTTGGAGCTGAAAATTTTGGTTCTAGAAATCACTATGCCGATGCTGGTTGGCCTTCAG AAGACCGGCAAGACCTCAAAGAAAATGCCACGATTGCTCACTGCGAGGCAGGCTGCTATAGTTGAA GTAAAGCTGGACAAGGAAGTCTGCGTGGAAGAATTCTCAACCCTGAAGGCCCTTGGCCGAGTATTTCTGCGATCTCAAGGTAACACCATTGCAGTGGGCGTTGTGACTCGAATACTGGATCAGGCTTAG
- the LOC133925248 gene encoding uncharacterized protein LOC133925248 isoform X1, whose translation MVDMNPDSEDTCGSGGNHRDSKVGGLGIRDDNRSDIEAPCRNPGHWQCSICAHENGTSHLSCELCGVLRDLSLYFKNASEAEAGGKRRNRYSGVSVLARSLFEPSSTKTKAVVFSDGFQANRNATGNKQATMDALHKTYMTRKEHHINIVPFKFDTPSPDDMVTTGLKSSRNFRKVDTEALSKDIVDVTGKKMMDDDIPLTEKDTSMDPSSSAKLNELGGTSSNVPSNGQNKTLVLDHELQHLSLERKPKNSKPKIKKPVSISQYKPEPWMLHSEDQEIRKQLNLAIVGHVDSGKSTLCGRLLHALGLISKKQMHKYEKEAKEKGKGSFAYAWAMDESTDERARGITMTVAVAYFNTEKNRVVLLDSPGHKDFIPNMISGVTQADAAVLVVDASIGSFEAGMGVNGTGQTKEHSQLIRSFGVENLIVAVNKMDLVEYSKERFNFVKSQLGIFLRSCGYKDSLITWVPLSAMANENLVTAASDSHLLSWYNGNCLLKAIDSLPPPHRDISRPLCLPICDVIASHTLGHVAVCGKVEAGGIRTGSKVLVMPSGDLATVRTIERDSSSCNLARAGDNISIGLQGIYPGHILSGGVLCHPDFPVSVASSLELKILVLEITMPMLVGLQFELHIHHTSVSASLVKILLLLNQKTGKTSKKMPRLLTARQAAIVEVKLDKEVCVEEFSTLKALGRVFLRSQGNTIAVGVVTRILDQA comes from the exons ATGGTTGATATGAACCCAGACTCTGAAGATACATGTGGTAGCGGTGGCAATCATAGAGACAGTAAAGTTGGTGGTCTGGGCATAAGAGATG ATAACAGATCTGATATTGAGGCGCCCTGTAGAAATCCTGGGCATTGGCAATGCTCCATTTGTGCACACGAAAATGGTACAAGTCATTTGTCCTGTGAGCTATGTGGTGTACTTCGGGATTTGTCACTGTACTTCAAAAATGCCAGTGAAGCTGAAGCTGGAG GTAAACGCAGAAACAGGTATTCTGGAGTGTCTGTACTGGCAAgatctctttttgaaccatccAGTACAAAGACAAAAGCTGTTGTTTTCTCTGATGGCTTCCAAGCGAATAGAAATGCAACAGGGAATAAGCAAGCTACCATGGATGCTCTGCATAAGACATACATGACCCGCAAAGAGCACCACATCAACATAG TGCCTTTCAAGTTTGATACACCATCTCCTGATGATATGGTCACTACAGGCTTAAAATCATCCAGAAATTTTAGAAAAG TTGACACAGAGGCTCTATCTAAAGATATTGTTGACGTCACCGGAAAGAagatgatggatgatgatattcCTTTAACTGAGAAGGATACAAGTATGGACCCAAGTTCATCAGCAAAGTTGAATGAACTTGGCGGAACTAGTAGCAATGTTCCTTCCAATGGTCAAAATAAAACTCTTGTTCTGGATCATGAGCTCCAACATTTGAGTTTGGAGAGGAAGCCAAAGAACAGTAAACCCAAGATTAAGAAACCAGTTTCTATTTCACAGTACAAGCCAGAACCATGGATGCTCCACAGTGAAGATCAAGAAATACGTAAACAGCTAAACCTTGCTATT GTTGGTCACGTTGATTCTGGGAAATCAACTTTATGCGGTCGATTACTACATGCTCTGGGGCTGATTTCAAAAAAGCAAATGCATAAATATGAGAAAGAAGCTAAAGAAAAG GGGAAAGGATCATTTGCATATGCTTGGGCTATGGATGAGAGCACTGATGAGAGGGCGCGTGGCATTACAATGACTGTGGCTGTAGCATACTTTAACACTGAAAAAAACCGTGTAGTTTTGCTTGACTCCCCTGGTCACAAAGATTTTATTCCGAATATGATATCTGGCGTTACACAGGCTGATGCAGCTGTCCTAGTTGTTGATGCCTCTATTGGCTCATTTGAAGCAGGTATGGGTGTTAATGGGACTGGACAGACAAAGGAGCACTCACAACTTATTAGGAGCTTTGGTGTTGAGAACTTGATAGTTGCTGTTAATAAGATGGATCTGGTGGAATATTCGAAAGAGCGGTTTAATTTTGTAAAATCTCAACTTGGTATCTTTCTTCGATCATGTGGGTACAAAGACTCTTTAATCACCTGGGTACCTTTGAGTGCAATGGCAAACGAAAATTTAGTGACAGCTGCTTCAGATTCTCATCTTTTATCATG GTACAATGGAAATTGTCTGCTGAAAGCCATAGACTCAttacctcctcctcatcgtgACATTTCAAGGCCACTGTGCCTTCCAATCTGTGATGTTATTGCATCCCACACACTGGGGCATGTGGCAGTTTGTGGTAAAGTCGAAGCTGGAGGAATCCGAACTGGTTCGAAG GTTCTTGTCATGCCTTCGGGAGATTTAGCTACAGTAAGAACCATTGAGCGGGATTCCTCGAGTTGCAACTTGGCTAGAGCTGGGGACAACATCTCTATTGGTTTGCAAGGGATCTACCCTGGTCATATTTTGTCAGGAGGAGTTCTTTGCCATCCAGATTTCCCCGTGTCCGTCGCTTCTTCCTTGGAGCTGAAAATTTTGGTTCTAGAAATCACTATGCCGATGCTGGTTGGCCTTCAG TTTGAGCTGCACATACATCATACGAGCGTGTCTGCGAGCTTGGTTAAAATACTGTTATTGTTGAACCAGAAGACCGGCAAGACCTCAAAGAAAATGCCACGATTGCTCACTGCGAGGCAGGCTGCTATAGTTGAA GTAAAGCTGGACAAGGAAGTCTGCGTGGAAGAATTCTCAACCCTGAAGGCCCTTGGCCGAGTATTTCTGCGATCTCAAGGTAACACCATTGCAGTGGGCGTTGTGACTCGAATACTGGATCAGGCTTAG
- the LOC133925248 gene encoding uncharacterized protein LOC133925248 isoform X2 has translation MVDMNPDSEDTCGSGGNHRDSKVGGLGIRDDNRSDIEAPCRNPGHWQCSICAHENGTSHLSCELCGVLRDLSLYFKNASEAEAGGKRRNRYSGVSVLARSLFEPSSTKTKAVVFSDGFQANRNATGNKQATMDALHKTYMTRKEHHINIVPFKFDTPSPDDMVTTGLKSSRNFRKEALSKDIVDVTGKKMMDDDIPLTEKDTSMDPSSSAKLNELGGTSSNVPSNGQNKTLVLDHELQHLSLERKPKNSKPKIKKPVSISQYKPEPWMLHSEDQEIRKQLNLAIVGHVDSGKSTLCGRLLHALGLISKKQMHKYEKEAKEKGKGSFAYAWAMDESTDERARGITMTVAVAYFNTEKNRVVLLDSPGHKDFIPNMISGVTQADAAVLVVDASIGSFEAGMGVNGTGQTKEHSQLIRSFGVENLIVAVNKMDLVEYSKERFNFVKSQLGIFLRSCGYKDSLITWVPLSAMANENLVTAASDSHLLSWYNGNCLLKAIDSLPPPHRDISRPLCLPICDVIASHTLGHVAVCGKVEAGGIRTGSKVLVMPSGDLATVRTIERDSSSCNLARAGDNISIGLQGIYPGHILSGGVLCHPDFPVSVASSLELKILVLEITMPMLVGLQFELHIHHTSVSASLVKILLLLNQKTGKTSKKMPRLLTARQAAIVEVKLDKEVCVEEFSTLKALGRVFLRSQGNTIAVGVVTRILDQA, from the exons ATGGTTGATATGAACCCAGACTCTGAAGATACATGTGGTAGCGGTGGCAATCATAGAGACAGTAAAGTTGGTGGTCTGGGCATAAGAGATG ATAACAGATCTGATATTGAGGCGCCCTGTAGAAATCCTGGGCATTGGCAATGCTCCATTTGTGCACACGAAAATGGTACAAGTCATTTGTCCTGTGAGCTATGTGGTGTACTTCGGGATTTGTCACTGTACTTCAAAAATGCCAGTGAAGCTGAAGCTGGAG GTAAACGCAGAAACAGGTATTCTGGAGTGTCTGTACTGGCAAgatctctttttgaaccatccAGTACAAAGACAAAAGCTGTTGTTTTCTCTGATGGCTTCCAAGCGAATAGAAATGCAACAGGGAATAAGCAAGCTACCATGGATGCTCTGCATAAGACATACATGACCCGCAAAGAGCACCACATCAACATAG TGCCTTTCAAGTTTGATACACCATCTCCTGATGATATGGTCACTACAGGCTTAAAATCATCCAGAAATTTTAGAAAAG AGGCTCTATCTAAAGATATTGTTGACGTCACCGGAAAGAagatgatggatgatgatattcCTTTAACTGAGAAGGATACAAGTATGGACCCAAGTTCATCAGCAAAGTTGAATGAACTTGGCGGAACTAGTAGCAATGTTCCTTCCAATGGTCAAAATAAAACTCTTGTTCTGGATCATGAGCTCCAACATTTGAGTTTGGAGAGGAAGCCAAAGAACAGTAAACCCAAGATTAAGAAACCAGTTTCTATTTCACAGTACAAGCCAGAACCATGGATGCTCCACAGTGAAGATCAAGAAATACGTAAACAGCTAAACCTTGCTATT GTTGGTCACGTTGATTCTGGGAAATCAACTTTATGCGGTCGATTACTACATGCTCTGGGGCTGATTTCAAAAAAGCAAATGCATAAATATGAGAAAGAAGCTAAAGAAAAG GGGAAAGGATCATTTGCATATGCTTGGGCTATGGATGAGAGCACTGATGAGAGGGCGCGTGGCATTACAATGACTGTGGCTGTAGCATACTTTAACACTGAAAAAAACCGTGTAGTTTTGCTTGACTCCCCTGGTCACAAAGATTTTATTCCGAATATGATATCTGGCGTTACACAGGCTGATGCAGCTGTCCTAGTTGTTGATGCCTCTATTGGCTCATTTGAAGCAGGTATGGGTGTTAATGGGACTGGACAGACAAAGGAGCACTCACAACTTATTAGGAGCTTTGGTGTTGAGAACTTGATAGTTGCTGTTAATAAGATGGATCTGGTGGAATATTCGAAAGAGCGGTTTAATTTTGTAAAATCTCAACTTGGTATCTTTCTTCGATCATGTGGGTACAAAGACTCTTTAATCACCTGGGTACCTTTGAGTGCAATGGCAAACGAAAATTTAGTGACAGCTGCTTCAGATTCTCATCTTTTATCATG GTACAATGGAAATTGTCTGCTGAAAGCCATAGACTCAttacctcctcctcatcgtgACATTTCAAGGCCACTGTGCCTTCCAATCTGTGATGTTATTGCATCCCACACACTGGGGCATGTGGCAGTTTGTGGTAAAGTCGAAGCTGGAGGAATCCGAACTGGTTCGAAG GTTCTTGTCATGCCTTCGGGAGATTTAGCTACAGTAAGAACCATTGAGCGGGATTCCTCGAGTTGCAACTTGGCTAGAGCTGGGGACAACATCTCTATTGGTTTGCAAGGGATCTACCCTGGTCATATTTTGTCAGGAGGAGTTCTTTGCCATCCAGATTTCCCCGTGTCCGTCGCTTCTTCCTTGGAGCTGAAAATTTTGGTTCTAGAAATCACTATGCCGATGCTGGTTGGCCTTCAG TTTGAGCTGCACATACATCATACGAGCGTGTCTGCGAGCTTGGTTAAAATACTGTTATTGTTGAACCAGAAGACCGGCAAGACCTCAAAGAAAATGCCACGATTGCTCACTGCGAGGCAGGCTGCTATAGTTGAA GTAAAGCTGGACAAGGAAGTCTGCGTGGAAGAATTCTCAACCCTGAAGGCCCTTGGCCGAGTATTTCTGCGATCTCAAGGTAACACCATTGCAGTGGGCGTTGTGACTCGAATACTGGATCAGGCTTAG
- the LOC133925248 gene encoding uncharacterized protein LOC133925248 isoform X4 yields MFVPTLDNRSDIEAPCRNPGHWQCSICAHENGTSHLSCELCGVLRDLSLYFKNASEAEAGGKRRNRYSGVSVLARSLFEPSSTKTKAVVFSDGFQANRNATGNKQATMDALHKTYMTRKEHHINIVPFKFDTPSPDDMVTTGLKSSRNFRKVDTEALSKDIVDVTGKKMMDDDIPLTEKDTSMDPSSSAKLNELGGTSSNVPSNGQNKTLVLDHELQHLSLERKPKNSKPKIKKPVSISQYKPEPWMLHSEDQEIRKQLNLAIVGHVDSGKSTLCGRLLHALGLISKKQMHKYEKEAKEKGKGSFAYAWAMDESTDERARGITMTVAVAYFNTEKNRVVLLDSPGHKDFIPNMISGVTQADAAVLVVDASIGSFEAGMGVNGTGQTKEHSQLIRSFGVENLIVAVNKMDLVEYSKERFNFVKSQLGIFLRSCGYKDSLITWVPLSAMANENLVTAASDSHLLSWYNGNCLLKAIDSLPPPHRDISRPLCLPICDVIASHTLGHVAVCGKVEAGGIRTGSKVLVMPSGDLATVRTIERDSSSCNLARAGDNISIGLQGIYPGHILSGGVLCHPDFPVSVASSLELKILVLEITMPMLVGLQFELHIHHTSVSASLVKILLLLNQKTGKTSKKMPRLLTARQAAIVEVKLDKEVCVEEFSTLKALGRVFLRSQGNTIAVGVVTRILDQA; encoded by the exons ATG TTTGTTCCCACGTTAGATAACAGATCTGATATTGAGGCGCCCTGTAGAAATCCTGGGCATTGGCAATGCTCCATTTGTGCACACGAAAATGGTACAAGTCATTTGTCCTGTGAGCTATGTGGTGTACTTCGGGATTTGTCACTGTACTTCAAAAATGCCAGTGAAGCTGAAGCTGGAG GTAAACGCAGAAACAGGTATTCTGGAGTGTCTGTACTGGCAAgatctctttttgaaccatccAGTACAAAGACAAAAGCTGTTGTTTTCTCTGATGGCTTCCAAGCGAATAGAAATGCAACAGGGAATAAGCAAGCTACCATGGATGCTCTGCATAAGACATACATGACCCGCAAAGAGCACCACATCAACATAG TGCCTTTCAAGTTTGATACACCATCTCCTGATGATATGGTCACTACAGGCTTAAAATCATCCAGAAATTTTAGAAAAG TTGACACAGAGGCTCTATCTAAAGATATTGTTGACGTCACCGGAAAGAagatgatggatgatgatattcCTTTAACTGAGAAGGATACAAGTATGGACCCAAGTTCATCAGCAAAGTTGAATGAACTTGGCGGAACTAGTAGCAATGTTCCTTCCAATGGTCAAAATAAAACTCTTGTTCTGGATCATGAGCTCCAACATTTGAGTTTGGAGAGGAAGCCAAAGAACAGTAAACCCAAGATTAAGAAACCAGTTTCTATTTCACAGTACAAGCCAGAACCATGGATGCTCCACAGTGAAGATCAAGAAATACGTAAACAGCTAAACCTTGCTATT GTTGGTCACGTTGATTCTGGGAAATCAACTTTATGCGGTCGATTACTACATGCTCTGGGGCTGATTTCAAAAAAGCAAATGCATAAATATGAGAAAGAAGCTAAAGAAAAG GGGAAAGGATCATTTGCATATGCTTGGGCTATGGATGAGAGCACTGATGAGAGGGCGCGTGGCATTACAATGACTGTGGCTGTAGCATACTTTAACACTGAAAAAAACCGTGTAGTTTTGCTTGACTCCCCTGGTCACAAAGATTTTATTCCGAATATGATATCTGGCGTTACACAGGCTGATGCAGCTGTCCTAGTTGTTGATGCCTCTATTGGCTCATTTGAAGCAGGTATGGGTGTTAATGGGACTGGACAGACAAAGGAGCACTCACAACTTATTAGGAGCTTTGGTGTTGAGAACTTGATAGTTGCTGTTAATAAGATGGATCTGGTGGAATATTCGAAAGAGCGGTTTAATTTTGTAAAATCTCAACTTGGTATCTTTCTTCGATCATGTGGGTACAAAGACTCTTTAATCACCTGGGTACCTTTGAGTGCAATGGCAAACGAAAATTTAGTGACAGCTGCTTCAGATTCTCATCTTTTATCATG GTACAATGGAAATTGTCTGCTGAAAGCCATAGACTCAttacctcctcctcatcgtgACATTTCAAGGCCACTGTGCCTTCCAATCTGTGATGTTATTGCATCCCACACACTGGGGCATGTGGCAGTTTGTGGTAAAGTCGAAGCTGGAGGAATCCGAACTGGTTCGAAG GTTCTTGTCATGCCTTCGGGAGATTTAGCTACAGTAAGAACCATTGAGCGGGATTCCTCGAGTTGCAACTTGGCTAGAGCTGGGGACAACATCTCTATTGGTTTGCAAGGGATCTACCCTGGTCATATTTTGTCAGGAGGAGTTCTTTGCCATCCAGATTTCCCCGTGTCCGTCGCTTCTTCCTTGGAGCTGAAAATTTTGGTTCTAGAAATCACTATGCCGATGCTGGTTGGCCTTCAG TTTGAGCTGCACATACATCATACGAGCGTGTCTGCGAGCTTGGTTAAAATACTGTTATTGTTGAACCAGAAGACCGGCAAGACCTCAAAGAAAATGCCACGATTGCTCACTGCGAGGCAGGCTGCTATAGTTGAA GTAAAGCTGGACAAGGAAGTCTGCGTGGAAGAATTCTCAACCCTGAAGGCCCTTGGCCGAGTATTTCTGCGATCTCAAGGTAACACCATTGCAGTGGGCGTTGTGACTCGAATACTGGATCAGGCTTAG
- the LOC133925248 gene encoding uncharacterized protein LOC133925248 isoform X7 — translation MDALHKTYMTRKEHHINIVPFKFDTPSPDDMVTTGLKSSRNFRKVDTEALSKDIVDVTGKKMMDDDIPLTEKDTSMDPSSSAKLNELGGTSSNVPSNGQNKTLVLDHELQHLSLERKPKNSKPKIKKPVSISQYKPEPWMLHSEDQEIRKQLNLAIVGHVDSGKSTLCGRLLHALGLISKKQMHKYEKEAKEKGKGSFAYAWAMDESTDERARGITMTVAVAYFNTEKNRVVLLDSPGHKDFIPNMISGVTQADAAVLVVDASIGSFEAGMGVNGTGQTKEHSQLIRSFGVENLIVAVNKMDLVEYSKERFNFVKSQLGIFLRSCGYKDSLITWVPLSAMANENLVTAASDSHLLSWYNGNCLLKAIDSLPPPHRDISRPLCLPICDVIASHTLGHVAVCGKVEAGGIRTGSKVLVMPSGDLATVRTIERDSSSCNLARAGDNISIGLQGIYPGHILSGGVLCHPDFPVSVASSLELKILVLEITMPMLVGLQFELHIHHTSVSASLVKILLLLNQKTGKTSKKMPRLLTARQAAIVEVKLDKEVCVEEFSTLKALGRVFLRSQGNTIAVGVVTRILDQA, via the exons ATGGATGCTCTGCATAAGACATACATGACCCGCAAAGAGCACCACATCAACATAG TGCCTTTCAAGTTTGATACACCATCTCCTGATGATATGGTCACTACAGGCTTAAAATCATCCAGAAATTTTAGAAAAG TTGACACAGAGGCTCTATCTAAAGATATTGTTGACGTCACCGGAAAGAagatgatggatgatgatattcCTTTAACTGAGAAGGATACAAGTATGGACCCAAGTTCATCAGCAAAGTTGAATGAACTTGGCGGAACTAGTAGCAATGTTCCTTCCAATGGTCAAAATAAAACTCTTGTTCTGGATCATGAGCTCCAACATTTGAGTTTGGAGAGGAAGCCAAAGAACAGTAAACCCAAGATTAAGAAACCAGTTTCTATTTCACAGTACAAGCCAGAACCATGGATGCTCCACAGTGAAGATCAAGAAATACGTAAACAGCTAAACCTTGCTATT GTTGGTCACGTTGATTCTGGGAAATCAACTTTATGCGGTCGATTACTACATGCTCTGGGGCTGATTTCAAAAAAGCAAATGCATAAATATGAGAAAGAAGCTAAAGAAAAG GGGAAAGGATCATTTGCATATGCTTGGGCTATGGATGAGAGCACTGATGAGAGGGCGCGTGGCATTACAATGACTGTGGCTGTAGCATACTTTAACACTGAAAAAAACCGTGTAGTTTTGCTTGACTCCCCTGGTCACAAAGATTTTATTCCGAATATGATATCTGGCGTTACACAGGCTGATGCAGCTGTCCTAGTTGTTGATGCCTCTATTGGCTCATTTGAAGCAGGTATGGGTGTTAATGGGACTGGACAGACAAAGGAGCACTCACAACTTATTAGGAGCTTTGGTGTTGAGAACTTGATAGTTGCTGTTAATAAGATGGATCTGGTGGAATATTCGAAAGAGCGGTTTAATTTTGTAAAATCTCAACTTGGTATCTTTCTTCGATCATGTGGGTACAAAGACTCTTTAATCACCTGGGTACCTTTGAGTGCAATGGCAAACGAAAATTTAGTGACAGCTGCTTCAGATTCTCATCTTTTATCATG GTACAATGGAAATTGTCTGCTGAAAGCCATAGACTCAttacctcctcctcatcgtgACATTTCAAGGCCACTGTGCCTTCCAATCTGTGATGTTATTGCATCCCACACACTGGGGCATGTGGCAGTTTGTGGTAAAGTCGAAGCTGGAGGAATCCGAACTGGTTCGAAG GTTCTTGTCATGCCTTCGGGAGATTTAGCTACAGTAAGAACCATTGAGCGGGATTCCTCGAGTTGCAACTTGGCTAGAGCTGGGGACAACATCTCTATTGGTTTGCAAGGGATCTACCCTGGTCATATTTTGTCAGGAGGAGTTCTTTGCCATCCAGATTTCCCCGTGTCCGTCGCTTCTTCCTTGGAGCTGAAAATTTTGGTTCTAGAAATCACTATGCCGATGCTGGTTGGCCTTCAG TTTGAGCTGCACATACATCATACGAGCGTGTCTGCGAGCTTGGTTAAAATACTGTTATTGTTGAACCAGAAGACCGGCAAGACCTCAAAGAAAATGCCACGATTGCTCACTGCGAGGCAGGCTGCTATAGTTGAA GTAAAGCTGGACAAGGAAGTCTGCGTGGAAGAATTCTCAACCCTGAAGGCCCTTGGCCGAGTATTTCTGCGATCTCAAGGTAACACCATTGCAGTGGGCGTTGTGACTCGAATACTGGATCAGGCTTAG